GGTATCGCCCGAGGGAGAGAACAGGGCGCTCTCACCGGCAAACTGGAAGCCGACTCCATCACCACAACGGTTGGTCATGGCCAGAAAGGCCTGATTGTCCTGGGCGCGCACCTGGGCGGCACGAGCATGCACCGGACCATAGGGGTCCATATTGCCGTTGGTGACGACCATCAGGTCGACCCCCAGCAGCCCGAGGGCACGTGAGGTTTCGGGGAACTCGATGTCGTAGCAGATCATCAGGCCGATATTGAGACCGCGCCATGGGATAGCACCCATCGACATACCGGGCTTGACCAGGTCCCGTTCGTCCGGCCACAGGTGGGTCTTGCTGTAGCGCAGAGCGAGTCCCTGTTCTGGGGTGATCAGCGCGGTGGTATTGAAGACGCCTTCGCTGGTCTGTTCGAGAAAGCCGATGGCCAGGGCGCAGTCATGCTGACGGCTGGCTTCGATCAAGCGGTGAATCTCTTCGCCATCGGCGTGCAGTGCACGATCCTCGACATGGCCGGGCTCGGCGAAACCAGTCAGGTGGGTTTCAGGAAAGATGATCAGCTCGACCTTGTCACCGTGGGTGGCAATGGTCTCCAGCGTGATCGCCAGGTTGGTGTCGATGTCACCCTCGACGCAGGGCAATTGGGCGAGTGCGATATGCATATGGGCTCCGCAGTCTTCCTGATTATCGATATTGATGGGAAGCTGTATGGTCAGTATCCGTTATTCTGAACGCCTGCCAATTCCATGACAGGGTTACCCCGATAGGGGGCTGGGAGAGTCGAGGTTATGAGCGAAGCATCGCCTCTGGGCGAGACGCAATGGCTGGATATCATGGCCTGGCATCGAGATATGGCCGGTCTTCTGGCGCGTCTGGAGGGGGACGATTTCTGGCTGGCGATGTCGCGTCTGTTGGCCCGACATGTGGCATTCAATACCTGGGTGGTGTTGATCTTCCATCATGATCAGCCACCGACCATTCTCGCCGAGAGCGATGAGGATGATGGCGCCGACGAGTCGCTGTTCCAGGATTATCAGCAGGGGCTCTATCTTCTTGACCCCTTCTATGTGGCGGCGCGCGACAAGGCTTACACAGGGTTGGTGACACTGGATGACGTGGCGCCACAGTGCTTCACCCAGACTGAGTACTATCAGCGCTACTTCAAGCGCAACATCGTGGCCGATGAGGTACAGCTCAACCAGCCGCTCGATGGGCAGCGGACGCTGTGTCTGTCACTGGGCGCTGTCACATCCTTCGATCAGACCGCACTCGGCGTGCTGCAGCTGATTCAGCCGTGGATATGTGAACTGCTGCGGGTGCGCATGCACTTCGAACAACCGGAAGCCGCTCCCGGTGCACATCCCTGGCATCCGCGCAGCGGAGAGGTGCAGGATACGGCCTCCCAGTTCGGTTTGACCGATCGGGAGCGGGAAGTCAGCCAACTGATGCTCGGCGGCAGCTCGACCAAGGAAATTGCCCGCCGCCTGGATATCTCGGTGGAGACCGTG
This Halomonas huangheensis DNA region includes the following protein-coding sequences:
- a CDS encoding carbon-nitrogen hydrolase family protein; this encodes MHIALAQLPCVEGDIDTNLAITLETIATHGDKVELIIFPETHLTGFAEPGHVEDRALHADGEEIHRLIEASRQHDCALAIGFLEQTSEGVFNTTALITPEQGLALRYSKTHLWPDERDLVKPGMSMGAIPWRGLNIGLMICYDIEFPETSRALGLLGVDLMVVTNGNMDPYGPVHARAAQVRAQDNQAFLAMTNRCGDGVGFQFAGESALFSPSGDTLFRADRKHGVHIVELDPTLLPQARRDYDYLADQRLRLHGRAVDTDHGRRWVFPDDAP
- a CDS encoding helix-turn-helix transcriptional regulator, translating into MSEASPLGETQWLDIMAWHRDMAGLLARLEGDDFWLAMSRLLARHVAFNTWVVLIFHHDQPPTILAESDEDDGADESLFQDYQQGLYLLDPFYVAARDKAYTGLVTLDDVAPQCFTQTEYYQRYFKRNIVADEVQLNQPLDGQRTLCLSLGAVTSFDQTALGVLQLIQPWICELLRVRMHFEQPEAAPGAHPWHPRSGEVQDTASQFGLTDREREVSQLMLGGSSTKEIARRLDISVETVRAHKKHLYAKLSINSQAELFARFWQDRV